The Bos indicus x Bos taurus breed Angus x Brahman F1 hybrid chromosome 10, Bos_hybrid_MaternalHap_v2.0, whole genome shotgun sequence genome has a segment encoding these proteins:
- the LOC113900338 gene encoding aromatase-like, translating to MDLVMSKALEDEVIDGYPVKRGTNIILNLGRMHRLEFFPKPNKFTFENFAKNVPYRYFQPFGFGPRACAGKYIAMVMMKVVLVTLLRRFHVQTLQGRCVEKMQKKNDLSLHPDETRDRLEMIFTPRNSDKCLER from the exons ATGGACCTAGTCATGAGCAAAGCCTTAGAGGATGAAGTCATCGATGGCTACCCAGTGAAAAGGGGGACTAACATTATCCTGAATCTTGGGAGAATGCATAGACTCGAGTTTTTCCCAAAGCCTAATaaatttacttttgaaaactTTGCCAAGAAT GTTCCTTACAGGTACTTTCAGCCATTTGGCTTTGGGCCCCGGGCCTGTGCGGGAAAGTACATCGCCATGGTGATGATGAAGGTCGTCCTGGTCACCCTTCTGAGACGCTTCCACGTGCAGACTTTGCAAGGTCGGTGCGTTGAGAAGATGCAGAAGAAAAATGACTTATCCTTGCATCCAGACGAGACCAGAGACCGGCTAGAAATGATTTTCACCCCAAGAAATTCAGACAAGTGCCTCGAGCGCTAA